In Streptomyces puniciscabiei, a single genomic region encodes these proteins:
- a CDS encoding GAF domain-containing protein, whose protein sequence is MSHQPNDTHLVPQTAPPARSLPRRSMRDLTHGPSVPAGAAVTGPQSQQATELAQRYELLDRLGVPTAASEDFDELARDMATRAGFLYGFVNIFLEEQTFVGLHQPPADSGYVIVGRTMSRDHGWCPEVMARKKALPLHDVHASPRFSSNHVVDAVGIRSYFGAPLIHDSGTVLGTVCVIDPEKRPLSEARRLRDIVINAGTQVMDHIARAPVR, encoded by the coding sequence ATGTCACATCAGCCCAACGACACCCACCTCGTGCCGCAGACCGCCCCGCCCGCACGGTCGCTGCCGCGACGCAGCATGCGGGACCTCACCCATGGGCCGTCCGTCCCGGCCGGCGCCGCCGTCACCGGCCCGCAGTCCCAGCAGGCGACCGAACTGGCGCAGCGGTACGAGCTGCTCGACCGCCTGGGCGTGCCCACCGCTGCCAGCGAGGACTTCGACGAGCTGGCCCGCGACATGGCGACGCGGGCCGGCTTCCTGTACGGATTCGTCAACATCTTCCTGGAGGAGCAGACCTTCGTCGGACTGCACCAACCGCCGGCGGACAGCGGGTACGTCATCGTCGGCCGCACCATGAGCCGAGACCACGGCTGGTGCCCAGAGGTCATGGCCCGCAAGAAGGCCCTCCCGCTGCACGACGTGCATGCCTCCCCCCGCTTCAGCAGCAACCACGTGGTCGACGCCGTCGGGATCCGCTCCTACTTCGGCGCCCCGCTCATCCACGACAGCGGCACCGTGCTGGGCACGGTGTGCGTCATCGACCCTGAGAAGCGCCCCCTGAGCGAGGCCCGCCGGCTCAGGGACATCGTCATCAACGCCGGCACCCAGGTGATGGATCACATCGCCCGCGCCCCCGTCCGCTAG
- a CDS encoding roadblock/LC7 domain-containing protein, with protein sequence MSTHPEMNNMPGLAPASEATASGQRENMAWLLRQFASETPGVTHAVLLSRDGLRLLDSDVDKDWADELSAALAGVASLAANITGPTHKKRPARQVVIERDDCLFFVQSAGRSAAFEGHPGSERGVVDTVLAVITAMDADAGTVGFEMGRLVQKFAPYMQIPVRVGTGDEVR encoded by the coding sequence ATGAGTACCCACCCCGAGATGAACAACATGCCTGGCCTCGCGCCCGCGTCCGAGGCGACGGCAAGCGGTCAGCGGGAGAACATGGCCTGGCTGCTGCGGCAGTTCGCCTCCGAGACCCCCGGCGTCACGCACGCCGTGCTGCTGTCGCGGGACGGGCTGCGGCTGCTGGACAGCGACGTCGACAAGGACTGGGCGGACGAACTGTCCGCCGCGCTCGCCGGAGTGGCCTCGCTCGCGGCGAACATCACCGGTCCCACCCACAAGAAGAGGCCGGCGAGGCAGGTCGTCATCGAGCGAGACGACTGTCTGTTCTTCGTCCAGAGCGCCGGTCGCAGCGCGGCCTTCGAGGGCCATCCCGGCAGCGAACGCGGTGTGGTGGACACGGTCCTCGCGGTGATCACGGCCATGGACGCCGATGCCGGCACCGTCGGATTCGAGATGGGGCGCCTGGTGCAGAAGTTCGCCCCCTATATGCAGATCCCCGTCCGCGTCGGCACGGGCGATGAGGTCCGGTGA
- a CDS encoding sensor histidine kinase, protein MPDSAFPTRPAATGRRRRPPRIDTFTVHCVRRAVALPLLLLSAVAGAAITVWATSAVAFGWLAAGLICGLIAVALLTARAIRTAAEAVQVAAQGAWAAELTRLTGAAAAVEKSVQWSAEELCRGTRPPLPDRQTPQSASATAEIDHALSGLQVQAIASLIRVHDESQSVVILEVLRRLAMREHALVSRALQALSELEMLTDDPELLSKIFDIDHLVTRMRRHVESTAVLGGQSLRSVRRPVPITTALRGAVSEVVQYPRVAVAAGSVGAELGLPGHVGPDLTHLLAELIENACECSDPATKVMVRAQRVANGLAVEVEDRAIPMHPQTRAQLNRLLRAPDEVDVSGQVRGGQLGLLVAAKIAQTHGLSVVLQENVTGGTTALVVIPARLLVAIPAVGGADATREGTRLLAAPPQQVGAATAGPSRAGQVTPATTGTSGAEQTAPSAGAPALPRRTRQAGSFRPAHERDHVPATAATPGLAAAFRHGIAAGGTAGPAPASAEQPKS, encoded by the coding sequence ATGCCTGACAGCGCCTTCCCGACACGGCCGGCCGCTACCGGTCGCCGACGGCGGCCTCCACGGATCGACACCTTCACGGTGCACTGTGTCCGCCGCGCCGTGGCATTGCCCTTGCTGCTTCTCTCGGCAGTGGCGGGGGCCGCCATCACCGTCTGGGCGACGTCCGCGGTGGCTTTCGGTTGGCTTGCGGCCGGCCTAATCTGTGGGCTGATCGCGGTCGCGCTGCTAACTGCCCGGGCAATCCGTACGGCCGCAGAGGCGGTGCAGGTCGCGGCGCAGGGAGCGTGGGCGGCGGAACTGACACGGCTCACGGGTGCTGCGGCGGCCGTCGAGAAATCGGTGCAGTGGTCGGCCGAGGAGCTGTGCCGAGGAACACGCCCGCCCTTGCCGGACAGGCAGACGCCGCAGTCGGCCAGCGCGACCGCAGAGATCGACCACGCTTTGAGCGGACTCCAAGTCCAGGCCATCGCGTCGCTGATACGCGTCCACGACGAGTCCCAGTCCGTCGTCATTCTGGAAGTCCTGCGCCGCCTGGCCATGCGGGAGCACGCCCTGGTCAGCAGAGCTCTTCAGGCCCTGAGTGAGCTGGAGATGCTGACCGACGACCCGGAGCTGCTGTCGAAAATCTTCGACATCGACCACCTGGTCACGCGGATGCGTCGTCACGTGGAGAGCACGGCGGTGCTGGGCGGGCAGTCCCTGCGCAGCGTGCGCCGGCCCGTTCCGATCACGACCGCGCTGCGCGGAGCGGTCTCCGAAGTGGTGCAGTATCCGCGTGTGGCGGTCGCGGCCGGTTCCGTCGGTGCTGAGCTCGGTCTGCCGGGACATGTGGGCCCGGACCTGACGCACCTGTTGGCGGAGCTGATCGAGAACGCCTGTGAGTGTTCCGATCCGGCCACGAAGGTGATGGTGCGTGCGCAGCGGGTGGCGAACGGGCTGGCGGTCGAGGTCGAGGACCGGGCCATCCCCATGCATCCGCAGACGCGCGCGCAGCTGAACCGCCTGCTCAGGGCTCCGGACGAGGTCGACGTCAGTGGCCAGGTGCGTGGGGGACAGCTCGGCTTGCTGGTCGCCGCGAAGATCGCCCAGACGCACGGGCTCTCCGTCGTCTTGCAGGAGAACGTGACAGGAGGCACCACCGCCCTAGTCGTGATTCCGGCACGGCTCCTCGTAGCGATTCCTGCCGTCGGTGGCGCGGACGCCACACGCGAGGGAACCCGCCTCCTGGCGGCCCCGCCGCAGCAGGTTGGCGCGGCCACGGCTGGACCATCGAGGGCAGGCCAGGTCACACCTGCGACCACCGGAACATCCGGAGCAGAACAGACGGCTCCCTCGGCCGGCGCGCCCGCGCTTCCCAGGCGTACCCGTCAGGCCGGTTCGTTCCGCCCAGCACACGAGCGGGACCACGTCCCTGCTACCGCGGCGACGCCCGGGTTGGCAGCCGCCTTCCGCCACGGCATAGCGGCCGGCGGAACCGCCGGTCCTGCTCCCGCTTCGGCTGAGCAGCCCAAGTCCTGA
- a CDS encoding DUF742 domain-containing protein has product MSRSSGAEDSTFVRTYTLTRGRTRPRHLLGLDTVLDAGLGRPGPGRAEECVQILALCREHRRSVTELAGRLGRPVTAVKILISDLLDAGALVIAVTAAYDASDTDADARPSSQLLAALSVGLKRKFADAIAYPQAG; this is encoded by the coding sequence GTGAGCCGTAGCAGCGGGGCCGAGGATTCGACGTTCGTGCGGACCTACACCCTGACGCGCGGTCGCACCCGGCCACGGCACCTGCTCGGCCTGGACACCGTGCTGGATGCCGGGCTCGGGCGGCCCGGCCCGGGCCGGGCTGAGGAATGCGTACAGATCCTCGCCCTGTGCCGCGAGCACCGGCGTTCGGTGACCGAGCTGGCGGGACGACTCGGCCGCCCCGTCACCGCCGTCAAGATCCTCATTTCAGATCTTTTGGACGCCGGCGCCCTGGTCATCGCCGTCACCGCTGCTTATGACGCGTCCGACACGGATGCGGATGCACGTCCCTCCTCCCAACTGCTTGCGGCCCTGTCTGTGGGCCTGAAGAGGAAGTTTGCCGATGCCATCGCCTATCCCCAGGCCGGATGA
- a CDS encoding GTP-binding protein has product MLLRTPAHSHTGAPAVLKVVIAGGFGAGKTTAVGAVSEIRPLSTEEYLTEASAGVDSLAGVEAKQTTTVAFDFGRLSLPDAPVPLELFLFGTPGQDRFVDLWYDLSRGAVGAVVLVDTRRLESSFTPVSFFEDIGLPFVVAINQFDGAHRYHPEEVRTALELPASVPVVTCDARDPNQVAGVLLTLVGHALRNASAGPVHPAPTSTLQDA; this is encoded by the coding sequence ATGCTCCTGCGGACTCCGGCACACTCGCATACCGGTGCACCGGCCGTACTGAAGGTGGTGATCGCCGGTGGTTTCGGCGCGGGCAAGACCACCGCTGTGGGCGCTGTCAGCGAGATCAGGCCGCTGAGCACGGAGGAGTACCTGACCGAGGCCAGCGCGGGCGTGGACAGCCTGGCGGGCGTCGAGGCCAAACAGACCACCACGGTCGCCTTCGACTTCGGTCGTCTCAGCCTGCCCGACGCGCCCGTGCCCCTGGAACTCTTCCTGTTCGGCACGCCGGGCCAGGACCGGTTCGTCGACCTCTGGTACGACCTCTCCCGCGGAGCCGTCGGTGCGGTCGTCCTGGTCGACACCCGCCGCCTGGAAAGCAGCTTCACCCCCGTCAGCTTCTTCGAAGACATCGGCCTGCCCTTCGTCGTCGCCATCAACCAGTTCGACGGAGCACACCGCTACCACCCCGAAGAGGTCCGCACCGCCCTCGAACTGCCCGCCTCGGTGCCGGTGGTCACCTGCGACGCACGCGACCCGAACCAAGTCGCCGGCGTCCTGCTGACCCTCGTTGGCCACGCCCTGAGGAACGCATCGGCGGGCCCCGTTCACCCGGCACCCACTTCCACCCTCCAGGACGCCTGA
- a CDS encoding acyl-CoA dehydrogenase family protein yields the protein MSATPTTPPPALRPYLIARHELLWDEADAFAAEHVAPRVARMEAAPGRVESKVADLMAARGWFAVTVPSAFGGLSAGHVAKTILVHRIACVSAAAAAILQATLIPVGALLHFATYEQKGRWLPRVADGSLLLSIAVTEPQAGGHIGGIETTAERAGSEWVITGSKIHIGNSHLAGAHLVVARTAEAGVSTSQALTAFMVEADRRGLSVSDHRPGLGLHGFSAGQLDLDHVRVPEDNVVGEIGQGLAVAQSSSILYGRPNLAAVSLGIHETVVATTTARLKTRPRYRGALSDLPVLRDRIGGMEARLRAARILAYQSVHLLDQGLPCDADLINSKYLGHQWAVQSAQDAMELHGAHALDRAYVLQRLWRDIQHTYPPAGTGEVQRIRLADAAFDEDHIQWSERLAAEAAWARPDPTAA from the coding sequence ATGTCCGCCACACCCACTACGCCGCCGCCGGCGCTGCGCCCCTACCTCATCGCCCGCCACGAACTGCTGTGGGACGAGGCGGACGCCTTCGCGGCCGAGCATGTCGCGCCGCGCGTCGCGCGTATGGAGGCCGCTCCGGGCAGGGTGGAGAGCAAGGTCGCCGACCTGATGGCCGCACGGGGCTGGTTCGCCGTCACCGTCCCGTCCGCCTTCGGCGGGCTGAGTGCCGGACATGTGGCCAAGACCATCCTGGTCCACCGCATCGCCTGCGTCTCGGCGGCTGCCGCCGCCATCCTGCAGGCCACCCTGATCCCCGTCGGCGCCCTACTGCACTTCGCCACCTACGAGCAGAAGGGCCGCTGGCTTCCCCGAGTCGCGGACGGTTCCCTGCTGCTGTCGATCGCTGTCACCGAACCGCAAGCCGGCGGACACATCGGCGGCATCGAAACCACCGCCGAACGCGCCGGCAGCGAGTGGGTGATCACCGGCAGCAAGATCCATATTGGCAACAGCCACCTGGCGGGAGCCCACCTCGTCGTTGCCCGAACCGCCGAGGCAGGCGTGAGTACCTCCCAGGCACTGACCGCGTTCATGGTCGAAGCCGACCGCCGCGGGCTCTCCGTCTCCGACCACCGCCCCGGCCTCGGTCTGCACGGCTTCTCCGCCGGCCAACTCGACCTCGACCACGTGCGTGTTCCTGAGGACAACGTAGTCGGAGAGATCGGCCAGGGGCTGGCCGTGGCCCAGAGCAGCAGCATCCTGTACGGCCGCCCCAACCTGGCCGCCGTCAGCCTCGGCATCCACGAAACGGTCGTGGCCACCACCACTGCCCGTCTCAAGACCCGTCCCCGCTACCGAGGCGCCCTTTCGGACCTTCCCGTACTACGGGACCGCATCGGCGGCATGGAGGCCCGCCTGCGCGCAGCCCGGATACTCGCCTACCAGTCCGTGCACCTCCTCGACCAGGGCCTGCCCTGCGACGCCGACCTGATCAACTCCAAGTACCTCGGCCACCAGTGGGCCGTGCAGTCCGCCCAGGACGCCATGGAACTGCATGGCGCCCACGCCCTCGACCGCGCCTACGTCCTCCAACGTCTGTGGCGCGACATCCAGCACACCTATCCGCCCGCCGGAACCGGCGAGGTCCAGCGCATACGCCTGGCCGACGCCGCCTTCGACGAGGACCACATCCA